The Bacillota bacterium genome has a segment encoding these proteins:
- the gyrB gene encoding DNA topoisomerase (ATP-hydrolyzing) subunit B, whose protein sequence is MNQGSAIQDKNSGAAYGAQQIQVLEGLEAVRRRPSMYIGSTDIKGLHHLVWEVVDNSIDEALAGYCTHIEVILEKNGACTVKDNGRGIPVDIHPKQGRPAVEVVLTTLHAGGKFGGGGYRVSGGLHGVGVTVVNALSEWLEVEVRIGGKVYRQKYQRGKPMGDLAVVGETSESDTGTTITFMPDKRIFETVEFSYEMIVHRLRELAFLSKGLKISLADYRTEPPRSMDFEYAGGIVSFVEHLNKNKDVLHDEIFYVNKSVDDTSIEIAMQYNDGYTDNTFCFANLINTAEGGTHLSGFRSALTRTLNDYARKNGMLKDSEDNFSGDDVREGLTAVISVKLVNPQFEGQTKTKLGNSEIRSIVEGIFGEAFSEFLEQNPQTAKRIIEKCLTAVRAREAARKAKELTRRKTALEVSSLPGKLADCSESDPELCELYIVEGDSAGGSAKQGRDRRFQAIMPLRGKILNVEKARLDKILGNEEIKAMITALGTGVGDDFDISRLRYSKIITMTDADVDGAHIRTLLLTFFYRYMRPLIENGNVYIAQPPLFHVKHNKRDHYLHSEKELEDLLGRLGSDGVVVQRYKGLGEMNAEQLWETTMNPEKRVILQVTIEDAMAAEQIFTTLMGDKVEPRRQFIEENATEVAELDI, encoded by the coding sequence ATGAATCAAGGCAGCGCGATTCAAGATAAGAACAGCGGAGCAGCATATGGAGCTCAACAAATACAGGTACTAGAGGGGCTTGAGGCGGTAAGACGTCGCCCCAGCATGTATATCGGGAGCACGGACATCAAGGGCCTTCATCATCTAGTGTGGGAAGTTGTAGATAACAGCATAGATGAGGCTTTGGCAGGCTATTGCACCCACATTGAGGTTATACTAGAAAAAAATGGAGCGTGCACAGTCAAGGACAATGGCCGCGGGATCCCGGTAGACATCCATCCCAAACAAGGACGCCCGGCTGTAGAGGTTGTGCTGACAACATTGCATGCGGGTGGGAAGTTTGGAGGGGGGGGCTATCGTGTCTCCGGAGGCCTACATGGTGTCGGAGTAACAGTCGTCAATGCCCTCTCTGAATGGCTCGAGGTAGAGGTGCGCATCGGTGGCAAGGTCTATAGGCAGAAATATCAGAGAGGTAAGCCTATGGGCGACCTTGCGGTGGTAGGAGAGACCAGCGAAAGTGATACAGGCACAACAATAACTTTTATGCCTGACAAACGGATATTCGAGACCGTTGAATTTTCCTATGAGATGATAGTTCATCGTCTCAGGGAATTGGCGTTCTTGAGCAAAGGGTTGAAGATATCCCTGGCAGATTATCGGACTGAGCCGCCGCGATCGATGGATTTTGAATATGCCGGTGGTATAGTCTCCTTTGTTGAGCACTTGAATAAAAACAAGGATGTATTGCATGATGAGATCTTCTATGTCAATAAAAGCGTTGACGATACCTCCATCGAAATCGCTATGCAATACAACGATGGTTACACGGATAACACCTTCTGTTTCGCTAACCTTATCAATACGGCAGAAGGGGGTACGCACCTGAGCGGATTCCGTTCGGCCCTCACAAGGACCCTCAATGATTACGCCCGAAAAAACGGCATGCTCAAGGATTCTGAGGATAACTTCAGCGGCGATGATGTGAGGGAAGGCCTCACGGCTGTTATAAGCGTTAAATTGGTCAACCCGCAGTTCGAGGGCCAAACTAAGACGAAGCTTGGCAACAGCGAAATCAGGAGCATAGTGGAAGGGATATTTGGCGAGGCCTTTTCAGAGTTTCTGGAACAGAATCCACAGACAGCCAAGAGGATCATTGAGAAATGTCTCACTGCGGTCAGAGCAAGGGAAGCAGCGCGCAAAGCCAAGGAGCTCACCCGCAGAAAAACAGCCCTTGAGGTATCTTCCTTGCCAGGAAAGCTGGCGGATTGCAGCGAAAGCGATCCAGAGCTCTGCGAATTATATATTGTCGAGGGAGATTCTGCTGGTGGATCCGCAAAACAAGGGCGTGATCGAAGATTTCAGGCGATAATGCCCCTTCGCGGCAAGATTCTCAATGTTGAGAAGGCCAGGCTTGATAAGATCCTCGGTAACGAAGAAATAAAGGCGATGATTACGGCGTTGGGAACAGGAGTTGGAGATGATTTCGACATCTCGAGATTGAGATACTCCAAGATCATCACAATGACCGACGCCGATGTTGACGGGGCGCATATCCGGACTCTTCTTTTGACTTTTTTCTATCGTTATATGCGTCCCCTGATAGAAAATGGAAATGTTTATATAGCTCAGCCTCCGTTGTTCCACGTGAAACATAACAAAAGAGATCACTATCTGCACAGCGAGAAAGAGCTCGAGGATCTCTTAGGCAGGTTAGGATCAGATGGAGTAGTAGTGCAAAGGTATAAAGGCCTAGGTGAAATGAACGCCGAGCAGCTTTGGGAAACTACTATGAATCCTGAGAAAAGGGTAATCCTTCAGGTTACAATCGAAGATGCTATGGCTGCCGAGCAGATATTCACTACATTGATGGGAGACAAAGTGGAACCTAGACGTCAATTCATTGAAGAGAATGCAACTGAGGTAGCTGAGCTGGACATTTAG
- a CDS encoding DUF721 domain-containing protein — protein sequence MRRCTTPVPIAQALRANIQRLGIAKRIKEGLVIYKWKSMVGPEIARIAVPLLVKNGVLWIRVKNNIWANELSLFIPNLMKKIARQIGKDIVKEIRFKVDSCILERSDGECHMEQASSEEDNPGSGGTFLRQIIEPEDLKFADSICKAIADDRLRQTFSNFILTARAIQKHKTVSDK from the coding sequence ATGAGAAGATGTACTACGCCTGTCCCTATAGCTCAGGCCCTCAGGGCGAATATTCAAAGGCTCGGCATTGCAAAGCGTATCAAAGAGGGACTTGTGATCTATAAATGGAAGTCCATGGTTGGTCCAGAAATCGCAAGAATAGCCGTTCCTTTGCTGGTAAAAAATGGCGTCCTATGGATAAGAGTCAAGAATAATATATGGGCAAATGAGCTTTCTTTGTTTATCCCAAACCTTATGAAGAAAATCGCCAGGCAGATAGGCAAGGATATCGTGAAAGAGATTCGATTCAAAGTGGATTCCTGTATCCTGGAAAGATCTGATGGAGAATGCCATATGGAACAAGCCAGCAGCGAGGAAGATAACCCAGGGTCGGGCGGCACCTTTCTCCGACAAATCATTGAGCCGGAGGATTTGAAATTCGCGGATTCTATTTGCAAAGCTATCGCTGATGATAGACTGCGGCAGACTTTTTCGAATTTCATTTTGACCGCTCGGGCTATCCAGAAGCATAAGACTGTGAGTGATAAATGA
- the rnpA gene encoding ribonuclease P protein component → MTKRLSNRREFRQVLDHGHSCIDRLLVVYAHPAGGRAGKMGIIVSRKIGGAVERNRVRRRVLEAFRQGIGSPKIYKDVVIIPRHRIKSAKFSEICASLAMLLAKCGAIDPEENSYNGV, encoded by the coding sequence ATGACAAAAAGGCTTTCGAATCGGCGGGAATTTAGGCAGGTCCTCGACCATGGGCATTCCTGCATTGATAGATTGTTGGTGGTTTATGCCCATCCTGCGGGTGGAAGGGCGGGTAAGATGGGCATAATAGTGAGCCGGAAAATCGGTGGGGCAGTAGAGCGTAATAGGGTGCGCCGGCGCGTGTTGGAGGCATTCAGACAAGGAATTGGCTCACCTAAGATATATAAGGATGTTGTCATCATCCCTAGGCATCGAATCAAGTCGGCTAAGTTTTCGGAGATTTGTGCATCTCTGGCTATGCTCCTGGCAAAATGTGGGGCGATTGACCCTGAGGAAAACAGCTATAATGGGGTATAA
- the rpmH gene encoding 50S ribosomal protein L34, which produces MKRTYQPKVRRRSKIHGFFARMATRAGRLVIKRRRQKGRKRLTA; this is translated from the coding sequence ATGAAAAGAACTTATCAGCCGAAGGTTCGGAGACGCAGCAAGATACATGGTTTCTTCGCCAGGATGGCCACCAGGGCGGGTCGCCTGGTAATAAAGAGAAGGCGCCAAAAGGGAAGAAAGAGACTCACTGCTTGA
- a CDS encoding RNA-binding S4 domain-containing protein produces MTDIEIQTDKITLEQLLKFSGYVSTGGQAKILIQSGKVRVNGQIETRRGRKLVPGDIVDLGDELKIFRVTRH; encoded by the coding sequence ATTACTGATATTGAGATTCAGACGGATAAGATAACACTTGAGCAATTATTGAAGTTCTCAGGCTACGTATCTACTGGTGGCCAGGCCAAGATACTCATACAGTCGGGCAAGGTCAGGGTGAATGGGCAGATTGAAACAAGACGGGGTAGAAAACTCGTGCCTGGAGATATTGTGGATCTTGGAGATGAGCTGAAGATTTTCCGCGTTACTAGGCATTAA
- a CDS encoding protein jag, which translates to MKAVEKTGRTVEEATRAALNEMGLSRDEVDVQVLEEGTRGFLGFAARPAKVLVIPRAPRPEERVENSISRAKRFLEGLLDQMHMSISEIKTEQIDGAVRFNISGGQLGNLIGRRGQTLDAIQYLVNLVASRTLREDGGLPEGEDRIRFVVDAQGYRHRREDALRSLALRVADRVKRDGRRIALEPMTPMERRVVHLALQNIEGVSCHSEGEEPRRRIVISPVGPRRR; encoded by the coding sequence ATGAAGGCGGTAGAAAAGACAGGTAGGACTGTTGAGGAAGCCACAAGGGCAGCATTGAATGAGATGGGGTTGAGCCGGGACGAAGTGGATGTCCAGGTCTTGGAGGAAGGGACTCGAGGATTTTTAGGATTTGCCGCTAGGCCGGCAAAGGTGCTTGTTATTCCGCGGGCGCCACGGCCCGAAGAAAGGGTAGAGAACAGCATCAGCCGGGCGAAGAGATTCCTGGAGGGTCTACTTGATCAGATGCATATGTCGATAAGTGAGATCAAGACTGAGCAGATTGATGGGGCAGTTAGGTTCAATATATCGGGAGGTCAGCTGGGAAATCTCATTGGTCGAAGAGGTCAAACTTTAGATGCCATCCAGTATCTGGTCAACCTTGTGGCTAGCCGGACTTTGAGGGAAGATGGCGGATTGCCTGAGGGTGAGGATCGTATCCGTTTTGTGGTGGATGCGCAGGGCTATCGGCATCGTCGGGAGGATGCACTGAGGAGTCTCGCCCTTAGGGTGGCCGATAGGGTTAAGCGGGATGGTCGCAGGATCGCCCTTGAACCGATGACACCGATGGAGCGCCGGGTGGTCCATCTAGCCCTCCAGAATATCGAGGGCGTTTCATGCCATAGCGAAGGAGAGGAACCCAGGCGAAGAATCGTGATTTCTCCTGTCGGTCCAAGGCGTAGATGA
- the mnmE gene encoding tRNA uridine-5-carboxymethylaminomethyl(34) synthesis GTPase MnmE, with product MQSERSDTIASISTPLGEGGIGIVRISGPEAILISRRLFRTHSGKYIRPSRVRRMIYGKIIDPQSGDIVDEVLLLIMPGPRSYTCEDVVEIDCHGGPQPLKRVLELILKEGARLAEPGEFTRRAFLNGRIDLAQAEAVIDVIRSRSDAALKRATRQLVGQLSDRIREIRNILVGLLADLEARLDFPEDVDEIDMDQWGIRCQEAMAKIGGLLNDARRGRVLREGVSIAIVGKVNVGKSSLLNALLGSERAIVTDIPGTTRDTVEDVAVIRGIPVRLIDTAGIRETKDAVESIGVTRAVAALERADLLIFVIDSSRPLDDEDLMIWEKIKERSTIIVLNKVDLGVKVTRDDMVRLAGSAPIVYTSILNHEGISELEDRIFDLVSGGGVEAGADPLVGNIRHIRVLEASKESLEAALNTLRQRLPIDMVAVDVREAVDRLGEITGEAVSEDVINRIFEEFCIGK from the coding sequence ATTCAGAGTGAACGCTCTGATACCATCGCTTCCATATCAACCCCATTAGGGGAGGGTGGTATTGGGATAGTTCGTATCAGCGGACCAGAAGCTATTCTGATTTCTCGAAGATTATTTCGGACTCATTCCGGCAAGTATATCAGACCTTCGCGTGTGAGACGCATGATCTATGGGAAGATCATTGATCCTCAATCTGGCGATATTGTAGATGAGGTATTGCTGTTGATCATGCCCGGTCCGCGCAGCTATACTTGTGAGGACGTGGTAGAGATAGACTGCCATGGAGGCCCCCAGCCCCTCAAACGAGTGCTCGAGCTCATTCTGAAAGAGGGGGCGAGGCTTGCGGAGCCCGGTGAATTTACCCGGCGGGCGTTTTTGAATGGAAGGATTGATCTCGCCCAGGCTGAGGCCGTTATTGATGTCATTCGCTCGAGAAGTGATGCTGCGCTAAAACGCGCCACAAGGCAGCTTGTTGGTCAGCTTTCAGATAGGATTCGCGAAATTCGGAATATCCTGGTCGGGCTCCTGGCGGACCTTGAGGCCCGTCTAGACTTTCCCGAAGATGTAGATGAAATAGATATGGATCAATGGGGTATTAGATGTCAGGAAGCCATGGCGAAGATAGGTGGACTGCTAAATGACGCTAGAAGGGGAAGGGTTCTACGGGAAGGTGTATCGATTGCCATAGTTGGCAAGGTTAATGTCGGGAAATCAAGTCTTCTGAACGCTCTTCTTGGGAGCGAACGCGCAATTGTCACTGATATTCCGGGCACTACTAGGGATACGGTGGAGGATGTGGCCGTTATTCGTGGGATACCGGTCCGCCTCATTGATACTGCGGGGATACGGGAGACGAAGGATGCGGTCGAATCTATCGGTGTTACCCGGGCTGTTGCGGCGCTTGAGAGGGCAGATTTGCTCATATTTGTTATAGATAGCTCTCGTCCCCTGGATGATGAGGATCTAATGATCTGGGAGAAGATCAAGGAAAGGTCTACTATTATAGTATTAAATAAGGTAGATCTTGGGGTAAAGGTTACACGTGATGATATGGTAAGGCTGGCTGGTAGTGCGCCCATTGTCTATACCAGCATTTTGAATCATGAGGGGATTTCCGAGCTGGAGGACCGGATATTTGATTTGGTATCCGGCGGGGGTGTGGAGGCCGGGGCAGATCCGCTCGTTGGTAACATAAGGCATATCAGGGTGCTAGAGGCGAGCAAGGAGAGCCTGGAGGCCGCCCTGAACACGCTAAGGCAGAGACTGCCAATCGATATGGTCGCGGTCGATGTCAGAGAGGCGGTCGATAGATTGGGAGAGATTACGGGGGAAGCCGTCTCTGAGGATGTCATCAATAGGATCTTTGAGGAATTCTGTATTGGTAAGTAA
- the recF gene encoding DNA replication/repair protein RecF yields MAVERIFIYNFRNYEKLDLEIEGAINLFLGNNAQGKTNLLEALEMAVTSRSHRTSRDAELIKWGAQGYYIKAKLRVDHTTAVVEIGYSSDKGRAIRVDGQIVRGANGFFPGAAVVFSPDDLSLIKGTPALRRKYLDSLAVQVNPGFQAQLSAFQRILFQRNSILKHGEGMNDVVLGVWDEQLAARAAKVINGRMAVLRELRPLVQEEHKRLGNNKDISMSYDSSLGIHGNDQSIDADTILERILEAREDDRVNRYTTVGPHRDDLIVTVDGTDLRVYGSQGQQRAAVLALKLAEVRLLERAKEYSPILLLDDVFSELDTHHRQALARAMGDCSQAFITATDLDSLPNEIGQASIYYIHDGSVGRG; encoded by the coding sequence ATGGCAGTTGAACGTATCTTCATTTACAATTTTAGAAATTATGAGAAACTAGATCTTGAGATTGAGGGTGCCATAAATCTTTTCCTGGGAAACAATGCTCAGGGAAAGACGAATCTGCTTGAGGCCCTAGAGATGGCAGTTACATCGCGTTCTCATCGCACGAGCCGGGATGCCGAACTCATCAAGTGGGGTGCCCAAGGTTATTATATAAAAGCTAAGCTCAGGGTAGACCATACCACAGCCGTAGTGGAAATTGGGTATTCGTCCGATAAAGGGCGGGCGATAAGGGTTGATGGGCAAATAGTGCGTGGGGCCAACGGATTTTTCCCCGGTGCCGCAGTCGTATTCAGCCCAGATGATCTATCCCTGATCAAGGGGACGCCTGCCCTACGTAGAAAATACCTCGATTCTCTCGCGGTTCAAGTCAACCCAGGTTTTCAGGCCCAACTCTCGGCCTTCCAAAGGATACTGTTTCAGCGCAACTCCATTCTAAAGCATGGGGAAGGCATGAATGATGTAGTTCTAGGGGTATGGGATGAGCAGCTAGCTGCTCGGGCCGCCAAAGTGATCAACGGCAGGATGGCCGTTCTCAGAGAACTCCGACCGCTTGTCCAGGAAGAGCATAAGAGGTTGGGGAATAATAAAGATATCAGCATGTCCTATGATTCTTCATTGGGGATTCATGGCAATGATCAGAGCATTGATGCTGACACCATACTTGAAAGGATTTTAGAGGCCCGTGAGGATGACCGCGTCAATCGGTATACGACCGTCGGGCCCCATCGTGATGATCTGATCGTGACTGTAGACGGGACAGACCTACGGGTGTATGGATCACAAGGCCAGCAAAGAGCCGCTGTTTTGGCGCTCAAACTTGCTGAGGTCAGACTCTTGGAGAGGGCTAAAGAATATTCACCTATCCTTCTCCTGGATGATGTCTTCTCAGAGCTGGATACGCATCACAGGCAAGCGCTTGCCCGTGCCATGGGCGATTGCTCACAGGCCTTTATTACTGCTACAGATTTGGATTCCTTGCCAAATGAAATAGGACAGGCATCTATTTATTATATTCATGATGGTTCCGTTGGGAGAGGGTGA
- the dnaA gene encoding chromosomal replication initiator protein DnaA: MVNELTSVWNKVLDILAGELSKPSFETWLKSTTPTGMEGNTVLVKVPHALARDWLETRYSTLVRRALEAVTHEELNIRFIAPPEAPNSTPVPTISGAVLDHSKTQFDELSSAALNPKYTFDTFVVGNSNRFAHAAALAVAEAPARAYNPLFIYGGVGLGKTHLMQAIGHYVLEQSQQKVVYVSSEKFTNDLINSIRDDKTVEFRERYRNADVLLVDDIQFLAGKERTQEEFFHTFNALYEANKQIVISSDRPPKEIPTLEDRLRSRFEWGLITDIQAPDLETRIAILRKKASLEHLEVPGDVLVYIANQIHSNIRELEGALIRVMAFSSLNNVPVTVELASRVLKDMLPQTKNKQISIEFIQQTVADFFQISFEEMRAKKRTRNVSFPRQIAMYLARELTEASLPKIGEEFGGRDHTTVIHACEKIQSESQTDAALANILKEIIARLRNS; the protein is encoded by the coding sequence ATGGTCAATGAACTGACTTCTGTTTGGAACAAGGTGTTAGATATTCTTGCAGGGGAGCTTTCAAAACCGAGCTTCGAAACATGGCTCAAATCTACCACTCCAACTGGGATGGAAGGTAATACTGTTTTAGTAAAGGTTCCCCATGCATTAGCGCGGGATTGGCTCGAGACAAGATATTCGACATTAGTCCGACGCGCCCTGGAGGCAGTAACCCATGAAGAGCTCAACATACGCTTTATAGCCCCGCCGGAGGCTCCCAACAGCACCCCGGTGCCAACCATTTCGGGAGCTGTGTTGGATCATTCTAAGACGCAGTTCGACGAGCTTTCATCGGCAGCGCTAAACCCAAAGTATACATTCGACACCTTTGTGGTTGGAAATAGCAACCGCTTTGCTCATGCCGCTGCCTTAGCAGTAGCGGAGGCGCCTGCGCGGGCATATAACCCCCTGTTCATCTATGGGGGAGTCGGCCTAGGAAAAACCCATCTTATGCAGGCGATAGGCCATTATGTACTTGAACAATCTCAGCAGAAGGTAGTGTATGTATCCTCAGAAAAATTTACCAATGATCTGATCAACTCTATACGTGATGATAAAACGGTTGAGTTCCGGGAACGCTACAGAAATGCCGATGTCCTCCTTGTAGATGATATCCAATTCCTAGCCGGAAAAGAAAGGACACAAGAAGAGTTTTTCCACACTTTCAATGCCCTTTATGAGGCCAATAAGCAAATAGTGATCTCAAGCGATAGGCCACCTAAAGAGATACCAACCCTTGAGGATCGTTTAAGGTCCCGATTCGAGTGGGGATTGATAACGGATATCCAGGCGCCTGATCTTGAAACGCGAATTGCCATCCTAAGGAAGAAAGCAAGCCTCGAGCATCTAGAAGTGCCTGGGGATGTCCTGGTATATATAGCCAATCAGATTCACTCAAATATCCGTGAGCTTGAAGGGGCATTGATCAGGGTGATGGCATTTTCATCTTTGAACAATGTACCTGTGACAGTGGAGTTGGCAAGCCGGGTCCTGAAAGATATGCTCCCTCAAACAAAGAACAAGCAGATCTCCATTGAGTTCATCCAACAGACAGTGGCTGATTTCTTCCAGATAAGTTTCGAAGAAATGAGGGCTAAGAAGCGCACGCGAAATGTGTCATTCCCACGTCAGATAGCAATGTACCTCGCGAGAGAGTTGACAGAGGCCTCATTGCCGAAAATAGGCGAAGAATTCGGTGGGAGAGATCACACTACGGTGATTCATGCCTGCGAGAAGATCCAGAGCGAAAGCCAGACGGACGCAGCGCTGGCCAATATCCTGAAGGAGATTATAGCAAGACTGAGGAATTCCTAA
- a CDS encoding membrane protein insertase YidC: MRMALEYLYKVSGNYGLAIIALTLVIRVILYPFTWKQTESMEKMKALQPKLKELQEKYKDDQQEYQKRVMELYRVSKVNPLGGCLPLLLQLPFIWALFSALRTYSFAAEPFLWLQNLSKPDPMYILPALAGITTYIQGIMVSTDPSQKVMNFIGPFFMAWITIGLPSGIGIYFVVTNIFSIFQQYITARQLEARKVREGESGTRGDVAADPNWKGSIPKKLRVKGVEIQDEGGRKDR; encoded by the coding sequence ATGCGGATGGCTCTCGAGTATTTATACAAGGTAAGCGGAAATTATGGTTTGGCGATCATCGCCTTAACTCTGGTCATCCGTGTCATCCTCTATCCATTCACATGGAAGCAGACCGAGTCTATGGAGAAAATGAAGGCCCTTCAGCCTAAGTTGAAGGAGCTGCAGGAGAAATACAAGGATGATCAGCAAGAATATCAAAAAAGGGTAATGGAGCTGTATAGGGTTAGCAAGGTCAACCCTCTGGGAGGATGTCTCCCGCTTTTATTACAGTTACCCTTTATATGGGCGCTTTTCAGTGCGCTCCGGACCTACTCCTTTGCAGCGGAACCATTTCTGTGGCTTCAAAACCTGAGTAAACCGGATCCAATGTATATTTTGCCGGCGCTTGCGGGTATCACCACATATATCCAAGGTATAATGGTTTCCACAGATCCATCTCAAAAGGTCATGAATTTCATTGGACCTTTTTTTATGGCGTGGATTACCATAGGATTGCCCTCAGGCATTGGGATATATTTTGTGGTAACTAATATATTCTCTATATTTCAGCAATATATTACTGCGCGTCAGCTTGAAGCTAGAAAGGTTCGGGAAGGTGAATCAGGTACTCGGGGAGACGTTGCTGCGGACCCCAATTGGAAGGGCAGCATCCCTAAGAAGCTCAGGGTGAAGGGGGTCGAGATCCAGGATGAAGGCGGTAGAAAAGACAGGTAG
- the dnaN gene encoding DNA polymerase III subunit beta has product MRFSCNSANLASGIQIVTRIISSKTTLPILSGIMLDASEGDLRLATSDLEISMETRIEAEISEPGRCVLPAKYISELVRRLPNLGVTFTSAANLGPVQISCNSAEYLVNSMDPDQFPLLPEVPMEMTFRIPSEILSELTRRTAYAAAIADARAFLSGILIEASSGMLSMVATDTFRLSFVTAKVDGISGELKGIIVPAKVLVEVTRLAGNLSDKVGIAIGENRSEFTFGTTRIISRLIEGRFPNYRQVIPNGHIARIKISSRQFLEMVDRVSLLVRDDIGSVKLSVAGGVLTVTANSPDLGRAKEEISVDHEGEDAEVALKASYILDALKAIESENVIFDMTGAMSPVSIQGEQEEDGLHLIMPLTTA; this is encoded by the coding sequence ATGAGATTTTCCTGCAATTCAGCCAATTTGGCCTCTGGAATACAGATTGTGACCAGAATTATCTCGTCAAAGACAACTCTTCCGATACTCTCAGGGATCATGCTAGATGCCTCAGAGGGCGATTTACGGTTGGCCACGAGCGATTTGGAAATCAGTATGGAAACACGAATTGAAGCCGAAATTTCCGAGCCTGGGCGATGTGTATTGCCGGCCAAATACATATCTGAACTGGTAAGGCGACTTCCCAATTTGGGAGTTACATTCACCTCTGCAGCGAACCTTGGCCCTGTTCAAATAAGCTGTAATAGTGCCGAATACTTGGTGAATTCTATGGATCCTGATCAGTTCCCACTTTTGCCTGAGGTGCCAATGGAAATGACATTCAGGATCCCTAGTGAGATCCTCTCGGAGCTCACTAGGAGGACCGCATATGCTGCCGCCATTGCTGATGCTAGGGCCTTCCTTTCAGGGATTTTAATCGAAGCATCTTCGGGGATGCTATCTATGGTCGCCACAGATACCTTTAGATTGTCATTCGTGACGGCAAAAGTTGACGGGATTTCCGGGGAATTAAAAGGGATCATAGTCCCGGCAAAGGTATTGGTTGAGGTCACTAGACTCGCAGGCAACCTATCTGATAAGGTAGGGATCGCCATAGGAGAGAATAGAAGTGAATTCACCTTCGGTACCACGAGGATTATATCTCGCTTGATCGAGGGAAGATTCCCCAACTACCGTCAGGTGATTCCAAATGGCCATATTGCAAGGATTAAGATCTCCTCAAGGCAATTCCTTGAAATGGTCGATCGGGTTTCTCTCCTCGTAAGAGATGATATTGGATCGGTAAAGCTGTCAGTTGCTGGCGGCGTTCTTACAGTCACAGCGAATAGCCCGGATCTTGGGCGCGCAAAGGAAGAGATATCCGTTGACCATGAGGGTGAGGATGCGGAGGTCGCGCTTAAGGCTTCATATATCCTGGATGCCTTGAAGGCTATTGAGTCCGAGAATGTTATATTTGATATGACAGGTGCTATGAGTCCTGTAAGTATTCAAGGTGAACAAGAGGAAGACGGCCTCCACCTCATAATGCCGCTTACCACCGCGTAG
- the yidD gene encoding membrane protein insertion efficiency factor YidD, producing MSWLVIMVLRFYGLVISPLKLRPSCRFYPSCSLYAIQAIQKHGLLKGGRLAALRVMRCHPFNPGGYDPVP from the coding sequence ATCAGCTGGCTAGTGATTATGGTTCTTCGGTTTTATGGTCTGGTGATTTCTCCCTTGAAGTTAAGGCCTTCATGTCGCTTTTATCCATCCTGTTCCCTTTATGCCATTCAGGCCATCCAGAAGCATGGCCTGCTAAAGGGCGGCAGACTGGCTGCACTTCGGGTAATGAGATGCCACCCATTCAACCCAGGTGGGTACGATCCAGTGCCTTGA
- a CDS encoding DUF370 domain-containing protein, producing the protein MFIHLGGDVAITGDEFIAVIDISAIRRTPTIDEYLTAARAKGTLVDLSDGIPKAIVITRDKVYLSPISPVTLKRRAEGLVAVTGDYFTDDSETGDSKD; encoded by the coding sequence ATGTTCATTCATCTTGGTGGAGATGTTGCAATAACGGGTGATGAATTCATAGCAGTGATTGACATTAGCGCCATAAGGAGAACCCCCACGATCGATGAATACCTGACGGCCGCAAGAGCAAAAGGGACCCTTGTAGATCTATCTGACGGGATCCCAAAGGCAATCGTTATTACTAGAGATAAGGTTTACCTCTCTCCGATATCCCCGGTGACGTTGAAACGACGCGCGGAGGGGCTTGTTGCCGTTACGGGAGACTATTTCACTGATGACTCCGAGACTGGCGACAGCAAGGATTAA